A window of Littorina saxatilis isolate snail1 linkage group LG7, US_GU_Lsax_2.0, whole genome shotgun sequence contains these coding sequences:
- the LOC138971931 gene encoding uncharacterized protein: VLSVLCVLSVLCVLSVLCVLLVLLLCVLLVLCVLLVLCVLLVLCVLLVLCVLSVLCVLLVLCVLSGLCVLLVLCVLSVLCVLSVLCVLSVLCVL; this comes from the exons GTACTGTCAGTGTTGTGTGTACTGTCAGTGTTGTGTGTACTGTCAGTGTTGTGTGTACTGTTAGTGTTGT TGTTGTGTGTACTGTTAGTGTTGTGTGTACTGTTAGTGTTGTGTGTACTGTTAGTGTTGTGTGTACTGTTAGTGTTGTGTGTACTGTCAGTGTTGTGTGTACTGTTAGTGTTGTGTGTACTGTCAGGGTTGTGTGTACTGTTAGTGTTGTGTGTACTGTCAGTGTTGTGTGTACTGTCAGTGTTGTGTGTACTGTCAGTGTTGTGTGTACT TTGA
- the LOC138970285 gene encoding neuronal acetylcholine receptor subunit alpha-5-like produces MAIPLLLILLSSLGYCEGVSYLYDHVYNMVSTVDFAHTVPQARINTPVPVKLTLAITRVLKVDSENQELVADGVLSMRWSDFRLAWEPWVSTDVTTIVWPKADSFWTPDIVVVNGQGSQYDASPETSSVRFDRTGNVTWTRRLRMRVPCDVGTGNLINSDVTCVIRLASWAHDGTSVSLITAERGVNLTDYWADSRYDVTGAGVTKSSQEYDCCAAPFDVISFSVVVGNRAK; encoded by the exons ATGGCGATTCCGCTTCTGCTGATTCTCTTGTCAAGTCTTGGCTACT GTGAGGGGGTGTCTTACCTGTACGATCACGTGTACAACATGGTCAGCACCGTGGACTTTGCCCACACCGTGCCCCAGGCCCGCATCAACACGCCCGTACCGGTCAAGCTGACCCTCGCCATCACCAGAGTGCTCAAAGTG GATTCAGAAAACCAGGAACTGGTTGCTGACGGCGTACTGAGCATGCGCTGGAGCGACTTCCGCCTGGCGTGGGAACCCTGGGTATCTACTGACGTCACCACCATTGTCTGGCCAAAGGCGGATTCCTTCTGGACACCCGACATTGTCGTTGTCAACGG CCAGGGCAGTCAGTATGACGCCAGTCCAGAGACGTCATCCGTGAGATTTGATCGTACTGGCAACGTCACCTGGACTCGGCGTCTGCGCATGCGCGTTCCTTGTGACGTCGGAACCGGCAACCTCATCAATTCTGACGTCACTTGCGTGATTCGTCTTGCGTCATGGGCCCATGACGGCACCAGCGTGTCACTGATCACTGCAGAGCGAGGGGTGAACCTGACTGACTACTGGGCAGATTCTCGGTATGACGTCACGGGTGCTGGAGTGACGAAATCCAGCCAAGAGTACGACTGCTGTGCTGCGCCCTTTGATGTCATCAGTTTTTCTGTGGTGGTTGGTAACAGAGCAAAATGA